One stretch of Desulfomonile tiedjei DNA includes these proteins:
- a CDS encoding recombinase family protein, protein MSIASYVRVSTQDQEARGTYVSQINAINAFCAARGLQVNEWFQEQESTLNLDRPEFRRLIEGLQTGTITTVVVAALDRFSRNQIETLQAIELFKERQANFYCIRENITIIDGKADFASEMIISVLSLFAKNERETIKVRTVAGKKRKTEKGLWVNGQAPVGYELDRQSKILKINSEEAAVVRRIWDEKLAGRGVNAILKSLTMDGIPMFEQRVKFAGVRSCQVIRRERSSAYCRIRTAHADYQGCSECIKQHGGDVDTKNLWAKSTVTKALKNMVYLGFVPVADDQWIAGLHEPLVTKDEWDKVQTSFVERYARKNKVYPNNPLAGLVRCGRCGRKMFVTTAGAKTRRDGSKGYEWAAFRCPGHKGGCCSQGSISVRIVQEEVYNYLDQMFLSDEVATRLQSSFERLLQNWTGETADVPALEQEISTLEGERKKLVAPIAEAIDKGFMELYRTLMDKASALDIRIKGLRKQISLSKLHSETQRHELEKVSFEEIFAGAVAGWGAARQLSTEGPSDVVRTKTGELVSEVVRSFVRGVTVDGREVEVEPYFSEEWFEEAGQYLLYAVIQIRQHFSMKTRSNVALYKDITSL, encoded by the coding sequence ATGTCTATCGCATCTTATGTCCGCGTCTCGACTCAAGATCAGGAGGCTCGCGGAACCTATGTGAGCCAGATCAACGCCATCAACGCTTTTTGTGCAGCCCGTGGTCTTCAGGTCAATGAATGGTTCCAAGAGCAGGAGTCCACATTGAACCTCGACCGCCCCGAATTCAGGAGGCTTATAGAGGGACTTCAGACCGGAACCATAACCACTGTCGTTGTGGCGGCTCTTGATCGCTTTAGCCGCAATCAGATCGAAACACTTCAGGCCATAGAACTCTTCAAGGAAAGGCAGGCTAATTTCTACTGTATCCGAGAGAATATCACCATCATAGACGGCAAGGCTGACTTCGCGTCAGAAATGATTATCAGCGTCTTATCCCTTTTCGCAAAGAATGAGCGTGAGACGATCAAGGTCCGCACTGTGGCTGGTAAGAAACGCAAGACCGAAAAGGGGCTTTGGGTCAATGGGCAGGCTCCGGTCGGGTATGAATTGGACAGGCAGAGCAAGATTCTCAAAATAAATAGTGAAGAGGCTGCCGTGGTGCGTCGTATCTGGGATGAAAAACTGGCCGGCAGAGGGGTCAACGCGATTCTGAAGTCTCTCACTATGGATGGCATCCCCATGTTTGAGCAGCGGGTCAAGTTTGCTGGAGTTAGAAGCTGCCAGGTTATCAGGCGGGAGCGGTCTTCCGCGTATTGCCGAATTAGAACTGCACACGCCGACTATCAGGGGTGCTCCGAGTGTATCAAGCAGCACGGGGGCGACGTGGATACCAAAAACTTGTGGGCCAAGAGCACTGTTACAAAAGCCCTCAAGAATATGGTCTACCTCGGATTCGTACCCGTTGCGGACGATCAATGGATTGCTGGCTTGCACGAACCTTTGGTTACCAAAGACGAGTGGGACAAGGTACAGACAAGCTTTGTGGAGCGATATGCAAGAAAAAATAAGGTTTATCCAAATAACCCACTAGCAGGTCTCGTCAGGTGTGGAAGGTGCGGACGCAAAATGTTTGTGACCACGGCAGGAGCTAAGACGCGTCGGGACGGTTCAAAGGGATATGAGTGGGCAGCTTTCAGATGTCCCGGCCACAAGGGGGGATGCTGCTCACAAGGCAGCATCAGCGTTAGGATAGTTCAGGAGGAAGTTTACAACTACCTAGACCAAATGTTCCTTAGCGACGAAGTCGCGACGCGCCTCCAGTCCTCGTTTGAGAGACTGCTTCAAAACTGGACAGGAGAGACCGCGGATGTCCCAGCACTAGAGCAGGAGATATCCACGTTGGAGGGCGAAAGGAAGAAATTGGTAGCACCCATAGCAGAGGCAATTGACAAGGGTTTTATGGAACTATACAGGACCCTCATGGACAAGGCGAGTGCTCTGGACATTCGCATAAAAGGGCTTCGTAAACAGATTTCTCTGTCAAAGCTACACTCTGAAACTCAGCGGCACGAACTGGAGAAAGTGTCCTTTGAGGAGATTTTCGCAGGTGCTGTGGCAGGATGGGGTGCTGCCCGCCAACTCTCAACGGAAGGACCATCAGATGTGGTCAGGACCAAGACAGGTGAACTTGTATCTGAAGTAGTAAGAAGCTTCGTAAGAGGAGTTACAGTAGACGGACGCGAGGTAGAGGTAGAACCTTATTTTTCTGAGGAGTGGTTTGAGGAAGCGGGGCAGTATTTACTGTATGCTGTCATCCAAATACGGCAGCATTTCTCAATGAAAACAAGGAGTAATGTGGCTTTATATAAAGACATAACATCCTTATGA
- a CDS encoding tetratricopeptide repeat protein — translation MDAVTYPDKAVADFISKRVIPVRVTHDRILARNFRVKWTPTLILLDFEGDEVCREEGFLHPEGLIPALMLGLGKVRLHAGQYVEAISSFQQVTSEYPKSAQAPEAIYFRGVARYQSANDMKALREAYEELKAAYPESTWTEKAFPYSDIK, via the coding sequence ATGGATGCAGTTACGTATCCTGACAAAGCGGTCGCGGATTTTATCAGCAAGCGCGTGATTCCGGTTCGGGTCACTCATGATCGGATTCTGGCGCGCAATTTTAGGGTTAAGTGGACTCCTACGTTGATTCTGCTGGACTTCGAGGGCGACGAAGTCTGTCGAGAGGAGGGGTTTCTTCACCCTGAGGGCCTGATTCCGGCTTTGATGCTTGGATTGGGAAAGGTGAGACTTCACGCGGGCCAGTACGTTGAAGCGATCTCCTCCTTCCAGCAGGTCACGTCCGAGTATCCGAAGAGCGCTCAGGCGCCGGAAGCAATCTATTTCCGTGGAGTCGCCCGTTATCAAAGCGCCAATGACATGAAAGCGCTCCGAGAGGCTTACGAAGAACTCAAAGCTGCGTACCCCGAGAGTACTTGGACGGAAAAGGCTTTTCCCTATAGTGACATCAAATGA
- a CDS encoding sigma-70 family RNA polymerase sigma factor, whose amino-acid sequence MSEYIDLDLLQKFQHAGDLEARNTLVERNMGLVYTIAHSYARFGVLIEDLVQEGALGLIRALETYQPEKSQFSVYAAFWIKTRLHSVIVKDWSLVKHGTTALERRLFAQLGKLPDLSDQGAVEQLARRVEGSVAEVTAIVERILRDDLSISYPISDIGTLEDLLGHDSEQQVAAEQAELQDTIAEAVQGLSDTEKFIIEQRFLSKDCLTFRECGRRLGISGQRVEQLQHRAFRKIKRFLVRYGYQESA is encoded by the coding sequence TTGAGCGAGTATATCGACCTTGACCTGCTCCAGAAATTTCAGCACGCCGGAGACTTGGAGGCACGAAACACTTTGGTTGAGCGCAACATGGGGCTGGTCTATACGATTGCTCATAGTTACGCCAGGTTTGGTGTTCTTATTGAGGACTTGGTACAGGAAGGCGCATTAGGTCTTATCAGAGCCTTGGAGACCTACCAACCTGAGAAGAGCCAATTCTCTGTCTACGCTGCTTTCTGGATAAAGACACGCCTCCACAGCGTTATTGTAAAGGATTGGAGCCTTGTGAAACACGGCACTACAGCACTGGAAAGGAGACTTTTTGCGCAACTCGGCAAATTGCCAGACCTCTCTGACCAAGGAGCAGTAGAACAACTGGCGCGCAGGGTTGAGGGATCTGTTGCAGAGGTTACAGCCATAGTGGAACGAATCCTGCGAGACGACTTATCAATTTCATATCCAATCAGTGATATTGGAACGCTGGAGGACTTGCTGGGGCACGACTCTGAGCAGCAGGTCGCCGCGGAGCAGGCAGAATTGCAGGACACAATTGCTGAGGCTGTCCAAGGTTTAAGTGATACAGAGAAGTTCATTATTGAACAGAGGTTCCTCTCTAAGGACTGCCTTACCTTCAGGGAGTGTGGGAGGCGTTTAGGTATTTCGGGTCAGCGCGTAGAACAACTCCAGCATAGAGCATTTAGGAAGATCAAGAGATTTTTGGTGAGATATGGGTATCAAGAGTCGGCCTAA
- a CDS encoding PAS domain S-box protein, giving the protein MNWEDGNYMVPEARQSEAEIGSLHLARVEHLYYQGIAGIRGSLVAAIILTVSLWGKTQHSWLIGWLVCYAMACATGEVLFRFYREASDWEKRRPAWGRRAIILSVVGGILWGATPLLLFPHSVFYQALLTFVLGGMSVGVTISHGAVAAAHIPFILAVYTPLIGRYFYEGDEIHITMGILLSVFMVYLITAARRMFATITESFNLRFEKQALIEGLKTEKAASDKLNENLRSEIRERRQAQEALTESEARYSQLFEMSPYPMVVHDGQRVLRVNPTAAALVGEADPAAISGRSIWDFIDPNLRGEVQERITRLAEGTGAIEFLEIRFLLQDDAIADVEVVSVPTTYESMPAILAVGRDITEAKRAEARLKASLEEKEILLREIHHRVKNNLQVVSSLLKLQFRCVGDKSVEEILFDTQNRLLSMSLIHEKLCQSQNVANIDFRGYIDGLLSNLLQSFGANRSVITLKNNAERVFLTLDTAIPCGLIINELVSNCLKHAFPEGRKGLVQLGLERNGQGLELAIADNGVGLPADLDATGSQTLGLRLVNTLVRQLGGEITVHSKEGTEFRIRLPIAC; this is encoded by the coding sequence ATGAATTGGGAAGATGGTAACTACATGGTGCCCGAAGCCAGGCAGAGTGAAGCTGAAATTGGATCTCTCCACTTAGCTCGGGTAGAACACCTGTATTATCAGGGAATAGCGGGCATAAGAGGCTCGCTGGTCGCGGCGATTATCTTAACGGTTTCCTTGTGGGGGAAGACCCAGCACTCGTGGCTGATAGGTTGGCTGGTCTGTTACGCTATGGCTTGCGCCACGGGCGAAGTCCTTTTTCGCTTCTATCGCGAAGCCTCGGATTGGGAGAAGAGACGTCCTGCCTGGGGTAGGCGCGCGATCATCCTGTCTGTGGTCGGAGGCATACTTTGGGGCGCAACACCTCTCCTGTTGTTTCCCCATTCAGTTTTCTATCAGGCATTGCTCACTTTCGTTCTCGGCGGCATGAGCGTAGGCGTAACGATCTCTCATGGAGCCGTGGCGGCAGCTCACATCCCTTTCATCCTGGCAGTTTACACACCTCTCATCGGCCGGTATTTCTATGAGGGCGATGAAATCCACATTACTATGGGGATTCTGCTGTCGGTCTTTATGGTGTACCTGATCACCGCAGCTAGACGGATGTTCGCTACCATTACCGAGTCCTTTAACCTTAGGTTTGAGAAACAAGCGCTGATAGAGGGCCTTAAAACGGAGAAGGCCGCAAGCGACAAACTTAATGAGAACCTCCGCTCAGAAATTCGAGAGCGCAGGCAGGCCCAAGAGGCTCTCACGGAGAGCGAAGCTAGATATAGCCAGTTATTCGAGATGTCGCCATATCCCATGGTCGTCCATGATGGCCAAAGGGTTTTGCGGGTAAATCCGACGGCCGCGGCACTCGTCGGAGAGGCGGACCCCGCGGCGATCTCTGGAAGGTCCATTTGGGATTTCATAGATCCTAATTTACGTGGAGAAGTGCAAGAACGGATCACGCGGCTGGCAGAGGGTACCGGAGCCATAGAATTCCTCGAAATAAGGTTTCTCTTACAGGACGACGCTATTGCTGATGTGGAGGTTGTCTCTGTTCCCACGACTTATGAGAGCATGCCCGCTATCCTCGCCGTAGGCCGCGACATCACGGAGGCAAAGAGGGCGGAGGCAAGGCTCAAAGCTTCGTTGGAAGAAAAAGAAATTCTTTTGCGCGAGATTCACCATCGAGTGAAAAACAACCTTCAGGTGGTTTCCAGCCTCCTCAAACTCCAATTCCGGTGCGTCGGCGATAAATCCGTCGAAGAAATCCTTTTTGACACCCAGAATCGCCTGTTGTCGATGTCTCTTATCCATGAAAAGCTATGCCAATCTCAAAACGTGGCAAACATTGATTTTAGAGGATATATCGATGGGCTCCTGTCAAACCTCCTGCAGTCATTCGGCGCCAATAGGAGCGTGATAACGTTGAAAAACAATGCCGAAAGAGTATTTTTGACATTGGACACGGCCATTCCATGTGGATTGATTATCAACGAACTGGTCTCCAATTGCCTGAAACACGCCTTTCCCGAGGGAAGGAAAGGGCTTGTCCAATTGGGTTTGGAACGGAATGGCCAGGGCCTTGAATTGGCTATAGCGGATAACGGTGTGGGCCTGCCTGCCGATCTCGATGCCACCGGTTCGCAGACCTTGGGCTTGCGTTTGGTCAACACTTTGGTCAGGCAACTCGGCGGCGAAATCACCGTCCACTCGAAAGAAGGAACCGAATTTCGTATAAGACTGCCAATTGCTTGTTGA
- a CDS encoding RNA polymerase sigma factor, with translation MIDPDNELVRQARLGSQDAWTQLYERYRRPLASMVYSILRDYWESEDLVQDTFVKAFCNLSTFNGDSAFSTWLIRIALNTAQNRYQYLHTRGHYADLPERDERACESNIEDTYISDETVGIVEDLFNDFDPERAEILRLRFIQEHGYEEIASTLNMPLGTVKTHLHRSKKVLCERLQVLGLHC, from the coding sequence TTGATAGATCCTGACAATGAATTGGTAAGGCAGGCACGTCTAGGTTCTCAGGACGCGTGGACACAATTGTACGAGCGTTACCGGAGACCACTGGCGTCTATGGTCTATTCGATCCTGCGAGATTACTGGGAGTCAGAGGACTTAGTTCAGGACACTTTCGTAAAGGCTTTCTGCAACCTCTCCACGTTCAATGGTGACTCTGCCTTTTCCACATGGTTGATACGAATTGCACTCAATACAGCGCAGAATAGATACCAATATCTCCACACGAGAGGACATTACGCAGACCTGCCTGAAAGAGACGAACGGGCCTGTGAGAGCAATATTGAGGACACCTATATCAGTGACGAGACTGTGGGGATCGTTGAGGACCTATTCAATGACTTCGACCCCGAAAGGGCTGAAATTCTACGCCTTAGATTCATTCAGGAACATGGATACGAAGAGATAGCCTCCACCCTAAACATGCCTCTTGGCACAGTAAAGACACACCTGCATAGATCCAAGAAAGTCTTGTGTGAACGCCTCCAAGTTCTTGGCTTGCACTGCTAG
- a CDS encoding ankyrin repeat domain-containing protein has product MNLRTPLAIAGLVAAGILMYMGATQKNQVSKLVEASLTGNMAEVERLVAEGVDVNGQVTNGTTALMAASHKGQMEVVRKLIEARANVNMAGEGGPTALMFASWNGQNGVVKLLLANGADINARETKGATALSGAAGDGHLEVVKTLIEKGADIEAKAKDGKTPLMTASYKNALEVVKLLLEKGANPSNADNEGFTPLMFAAVKGNTEVAGLLLSKGADINARENSGGTALMLASHEGHFPVVKLLMEKGADPDLSEKSGKTALSMASSRGHEAVVKLLQKEKPAQ; this is encoded by the coding sequence TTGAATCTTAGAACACCGTTGGCAATAGCCGGTCTGGTCGCGGCGGGTATTCTCATGTACATGGGCGCGACCCAGAAAAACCAGGTGTCCAAACTCGTAGAAGCCTCTTTAACCGGAAACATGGCGGAAGTGGAACGTCTCGTGGCGGAGGGCGTTGATGTCAACGGCCAGGTGACCAACGGAACTACGGCTTTGATGGCTGCGTCGCACAAAGGCCAAATGGAGGTCGTTCGGAAACTGATCGAAGCGAGGGCCAACGTCAATATGGCCGGCGAGGGCGGCCCGACCGCGCTCATGTTCGCGTCGTGGAATGGTCAGAACGGAGTGGTGAAGCTATTGTTGGCCAATGGAGCCGACATAAATGCCAGGGAAACCAAGGGAGCTACGGCTTTGTCGGGTGCGGCCGGGGACGGCCATTTGGAGGTGGTGAAAACACTCATCGAAAAAGGGGCTGACATAGAAGCGAAAGCCAAAGATGGCAAAACCCCGTTGATGACCGCCTCCTATAAGAACGCGCTGGAAGTGGTCAAACTGCTGTTGGAGAAAGGCGCTAACCCAAGTAATGCGGACAATGAAGGCTTCACGCCGCTCATGTTCGCAGCGGTAAAAGGTAATACCGAAGTAGCCGGATTGCTACTAAGCAAAGGCGCGGATATCAATGCGAGAGAGAATTCGGGCGGCACAGCTCTGATGCTGGCGTCCCACGAGGGACATTTCCCGGTCGTCAAGTTGCTCATGGAAAAGGGAGCAGATCCCGATCTCAGCGAAAAGTCGGGCAAAACGGCCTTGTCAATGGCTTCGTCACGAGGTCACGAAGCGGTGGTCAAACTGTTGCAGAAGGAGAAGCCGGCCCAATAA
- a CDS encoding S1/P1 nuclease, giving the protein MRSVIALLSGICFLVAAPMVQAWNKPGHMTSAAIAYADLKERNPEVIAKVIEVLNQNPLFESEWAPKLEQVSADDRDLYLFMLAARWSDDVRGNPKYDRPVWHYVNIPYCPGETGVEIPQEEGILKAFQKNRSIVKAAAADGEDRAVALCWMFHLMGDVHQPLHTTKLVTDQFPLPEGDRGGTRFYIRVTPDSSTISLHQLWDGLILGSDRLKAVKDEATLLRNKPDLKRDKFADELAVKSFSDWAVGTCKVAIDRAYCSGSLQGSNAKDDGVVLPSDYKGKAKEAAERQIVLSGYRISDAMFDVFGE; this is encoded by the coding sequence ATGCGATCAGTGATAGCCCTGTTGAGTGGAATCTGCTTTCTCGTAGCGGCTCCGATGGTCCAGGCGTGGAACAAGCCGGGACATATGACATCGGCTGCAATTGCCTACGCTGACCTGAAGGAACGCAACCCCGAAGTCATAGCGAAGGTCATTGAAGTCCTGAATCAGAACCCTCTGTTCGAGTCTGAATGGGCTCCAAAATTGGAACAGGTTTCAGCCGATGACCGCGACTTGTATCTGTTCATGCTCGCTGCCAGGTGGTCTGACGACGTACGCGGGAACCCCAAGTACGATAGACCTGTATGGCACTATGTGAATATCCCATATTGTCCCGGAGAGACGGGTGTGGAAATTCCCCAAGAGGAAGGCATACTCAAAGCTTTCCAGAAGAATCGATCGATAGTCAAGGCTGCCGCGGCAGATGGTGAGGACCGTGCTGTTGCTTTATGTTGGATGTTCCACCTTATGGGTGACGTTCATCAACCGCTCCACACGACCAAACTCGTAACTGACCAATTTCCTCTGCCGGAAGGGGATCGAGGAGGCACCAGATTCTATATCCGAGTGACGCCTGACAGCTCAACAATTAGCCTGCATCAACTCTGGGATGGACTTATTCTTGGTTCCGATAGGCTAAAGGCAGTCAAAGACGAGGCGACTCTATTGCGGAACAAGCCTGACTTGAAACGAGACAAGTTTGCTGACGAACTAGCCGTTAAGTCATTCAGTGATTGGGCGGTTGGAACCTGTAAGGTTGCCATAGATCGTGCTTATTGCAGCGGGAGTTTGCAGGGGAGTAACGCAAAAGATGATGGTGTTGTGCTTCCCAGCGATTATAAGGGCAAGGCAAAGGAAGCGGCAGAGCGGCAGATCGTGCTTTCTGGCTATCGGATCAGTGATGCAATGTTTGATGTGTTTGGTGAGTAG
- a CDS encoding DNA adenine methylase: protein MPDFVSIPGAKELAIPFLWLFIPLGITQLVTPFLGAAKFERFCCSQGIEVFGSDIDPDIYNFWYWMLNAPLLMAELVTLLEPLMDSDRFYRRRDEIDSLDLSPLRAVEWWLLNRCSFNSGGLIAGYSQSRRAKLSNARCLRDMALFYCPNLHVEHLDYRAALLKYPDMFAYLDPPYILRSRLYPYSEIDHRELCSILSKRDRWILSYGNHPTIRSMYSDHTIIDLSGLWHKGMGRSNYSNEILIVSDDIVVPTGFKRCA from the coding sequence ATGCCCGACTTCGTTTCAATCCCTGGAGCAAAAGAGCTTGCCATTCCGTTTCTATGGCTCTTTATTCCTCTGGGAATAACACAATTAGTCACTCCCTTCCTGGGAGCAGCCAAATTTGAGCGTTTCTGCTGCTCCCAAGGAATTGAGGTTTTTGGCAGTGATATAGACCCGGATATCTACAATTTCTGGTACTGGATGCTCAATGCACCACTACTAATGGCTGAACTGGTCACTCTGCTTGAGCCTCTGATGGACTCCGATAGGTTCTACCGTCGAAGAGACGAAATTGACAGTTTGGATCTCTCGCCACTACGCGCAGTCGAATGGTGGTTATTGAACCGGTGCAGCTTTAACTCTGGTGGTCTTATCGCCGGGTACAGCCAGTCCCGCAGAGCCAAACTGAGCAATGCTCGATGTCTCAGAGATATGGCTCTGTTTTACTGCCCCAATCTGCACGTCGAGCATTTGGACTATCGCGCCGCGCTGCTGAAATATCCTGATATGTTCGCGTATTTAGATCCACCATATATCCTGCGTAGCCGACTATACCCCTATAGTGAAATAGACCATAGGGAGCTTTGCAGCATTTTGAGCAAGCGTGATCGATGGATTTTGTCGTATGGGAACCATCCAACTATCAGATCTATGTATTCAGATCACACTATCATTGACCTCTCCGGGCTGTGGCACAAGGGGATGGGCCGGAGCAACTACAGCAATGAAATTCTCATTGTGAGCGACGATATCGTCGTACCGACGGGGTTCAAGAGATGCGCGTGA
- a CDS encoding DNA methyltransferase: MSKGSLAEEFIFPPFTVLNARTGDWQKRKAAWINLGIESELGRDVISCERTGHTCATEKLMDIKGGFGNQSLRAGASVFDPVLTELLLTWFCPRGGAVLDPFAGGSVRGVVAALLGLKYVGIDLSQHQIEANEAQWSTISASNYINNILGRCLCQKPIKPQWICGDAEDSRVLLSEKVDFIFTCPPYGNLERYTDDPRDLSSMNKSSFFDAYRSIIADTISLLRDDRFACFVVGDLRDSRGNYWNLPGQTIAAFEETGACLYNEAVLVTQVGSLPIRVGKQFRTSRKLGKTHQNVLIFLKGDAKKAAQVSI, encoded by the coding sequence ATGTCCAAAGGCTCTCTGGCGGAAGAATTTATCTTCCCTCCATTTACAGTACTCAATGCACGCACAGGCGATTGGCAGAAAAGAAAGGCGGCATGGATAAACCTGGGTATTGAGTCTGAACTTGGACGTGATGTGATCTCTTGCGAGAGAACGGGTCATACCTGTGCAACAGAGAAACTGATGGACATTAAAGGAGGCTTTGGCAATCAGAGCCTTAGAGCGGGTGCGTCAGTCTTTGATCCAGTCCTCACAGAACTCCTGCTTACTTGGTTCTGTCCTCGTGGCGGAGCTGTGCTTGATCCCTTTGCAGGCGGCAGTGTTCGCGGTGTAGTGGCTGCCTTGTTAGGGCTGAAATATGTAGGTATAGACCTGTCTCAGCATCAGATAGAAGCCAATGAAGCACAGTGGTCAACCATTTCAGCGTCAAACTATATTAACAACATACTTGGACGGTGCTTGTGCCAAAAACCGATCAAGCCACAGTGGATATGTGGAGACGCTGAGGACTCAAGAGTGCTTCTTAGTGAGAAGGTTGACTTCATTTTCACATGTCCACCATACGGCAACCTTGAACGTTATACAGACGATCCACGGGACCTGAGTAGTATGAACAAGAGTAGTTTCTTTGACGCTTATCGGTCCATTATAGCAGATACGATCTCACTGCTGAGAGACGATAGGTTTGCGTGTTTTGTGGTTGGTGATTTGCGGGATAGCCGCGGCAATTATTGGAACCTACCGGGACAAACAATAGCAGCATTTGAGGAGACTGGAGCCTGTTTGTACAACGAAGCTGTCTTGGTTACTCAAGTAGGCAGTCTACCTATTAGAGTAGGTAAGCAGTTCAGGACCTCGCGCAAGTTAGGCAAGACCCATCAAAATGTCCTGATTTTTCTGAAAGGCGACGCAAAGAAAGCGGCGCAGGTCTCCATTTGA
- a CDS encoding N-acetyltransferase: MIIRNEMKYDVEAISEVTKAAFKDHPHSNQTEQFIVSALRAAGALTISLVAEVDGKVIGHIAFSPVTISDGSHNWYGIGPVSVLPGCQKQGIGKSLIHEGLSLLKSLGAKGCVLVGAPQYYERFGFRSLPDLVLDGVPQENFLALPFYKDKTQGVVVFHQGFSATS, encoded by the coding sequence ATGATAATCCGTAATGAGATGAAGTACGATGTTGAAGCAATATCTGAGGTCACCAAAGCGGCTTTCAAAGATCATCCACATAGTAATCAGACAGAACAATTCATAGTTAGTGCACTGCGAGCTGCCGGTGCGCTCACTATTTCATTAGTGGCTGAGGTTGATGGAAAAGTGATAGGCCATATAGCTTTCTCGCCTGTAACCATTTCTGACGGTAGTCATAATTGGTACGGTATTGGCCCTGTCTCTGTACTGCCAGGATGCCAGAAACAAGGTATCGGGAAGTCCCTTATCCATGAGGGCTTATCCTTGCTGAAATCCTTAGGAGCCAAAGGCTGTGTACTTGTGGGCGCTCCACAATACTATGAACGGTTCGGCTTCAGAAGCCTTCCGGATCTAGTTCTTGACGGCGTTCCGCAAGAGAACTTTCTTGCCTTGCCGTTTTATAAGGACAAGACTCAGGGCGTTGTGGTGTTTCACCAAGGTTTTTCTGCAACTAGCTAG
- a CDS encoding ParB N-terminal domain-containing protein has product MSEIIKIPVSDVVFREDVYPRIKHDPVTVQKYAEDLEVLPAIEVNQHKEIIDGWHRWTAHKKAKAEYIDVAITQTNSDCHLLELAIQRNASHGLQLSQDDKRSMARRIYHLTPERERDTKKRELAALLSVSERTVRGWLSNIDKDAREDRKRRIFDAWLSCHTQEEIAEQENVTKSVVNEICSEMANLPEANKPVASHLVDFTPPLYNVWTFQKKTNNVSHFGNSEVTIVDNLLYLYTQPFEIVLDPFAGGGSTIDICKKRFRRYWVSDRLPIPEREHEIRRWDITDGPPPVPRWKDVRLVYLDPPYWKQAESQYSTDESDLANMSLDEFNRSLSGLVNALSKKLHAGSHIALLIQPTQWRAPDKQYTDHVADMLRSVDLPISMRVQCPYQSEQCTPQMVEWAKANRQLLVLSRELVIWEIL; this is encoded by the coding sequence ATGAGTGAGATCATAAAGATTCCAGTTTCTGACGTTGTGTTTCGAGAGGACGTTTACCCTAGGATTAAGCACGATCCTGTCACGGTTCAGAAATATGCTGAGGACCTGGAGGTCCTGCCCGCAATAGAGGTGAACCAGCATAAGGAGATCATCGACGGTTGGCACAGGTGGACTGCCCATAAGAAAGCGAAAGCCGAATATATCGATGTTGCCATTACACAGACCAACAGCGATTGCCATCTTCTTGAATTAGCCATTCAGAGAAACGCCTCTCACGGTCTCCAGTTGAGTCAGGACGACAAGCGCAGTATGGCGCGCAGGATTTACCATCTCACACCTGAACGAGAGCGGGACACAAAGAAACGTGAGTTAGCTGCTCTCCTCTCAGTGAGTGAGCGGACGGTACGCGGCTGGTTGTCCAATATAGACAAAGACGCTCGTGAGGACAGGAAACGGCGCATATTTGACGCTTGGCTATCTTGCCATACTCAGGAGGAGATAGCAGAACAAGAGAATGTTACTAAGTCAGTGGTCAATGAAATTTGTTCGGAAATGGCAAACTTGCCAGAAGCGAACAAACCTGTCGCCTCTCACCTAGTTGACTTTACACCACCTCTCTATAACGTCTGGACCTTCCAGAAAAAGACAAACAATGTCTCTCACTTCGGCAACAGTGAGGTCACCATTGTTGATAACCTGCTCTATCTCTACACTCAGCCTTTTGAAATTGTGCTCGATCCATTCGCCGGTGGGGGCTCCACCATTGATATTTGCAAGAAGCGGTTCAGAAGATACTGGGTCAGTGACCGGCTGCCAATACCTGAGCGAGAACATGAGATAAGACGGTGGGACATAACTGATGGTCCGCCTCCGGTTCCAAGGTGGAAAGACGTTCGTTTGGTGTACCTCGATCCTCCTTACTGGAAACAAGCGGAGAGCCAATACAGCACAGATGAATCTGACTTGGCCAATATGTCTCTGGACGAATTCAACAGATCGTTATCAGGTCTGGTCAACGCACTGTCTAAGAAACTCCACGCAGGTAGTCATATAGCCTTATTGATCCAACCAACACAGTGGCGGGCTCCTGACAAACAATACACCGACCACGTAGCGGACATGCTCAGGTCTGTTGATCTTCCTATCAGCATGCGTGTGCAGTGTCCTTACCAGAGCGAGCAATGCACACCTCAGATGGTTGAATGGGCAAAAGCAAACCGGCAATTGCTTGTGCTGAGCAGAGAATTGGTAATCTGGGAGATACTGTGA